In Janthinobacterium sp. B9-8, the genomic stretch GCGTAATTTAATTTTACTGCCAGAAAGAACCACCTGGGCCGGTTCATTTTCATTAAAAATATCTACAGCAGTTAGTTTGGCTTCTCCACTGCCGGATCGTACGCCTTCATCAATACTTATTTTATTATTTTCTGCATTGGCAATTAGCGCATTGTAGTAATCAAGGACGGCAGCAGGATTGTCATCTGCCAGCATCATTCCCTTATCGATTAGTATGGCCCGATCGCATAGGGTTTTGACTGCCAGTGGATCATGTGAAACAAATAATAATGATGTACCCAATGCTTGAAATTCTTTAATCCGGTCAAAGCATTTATGCTGAAAATAGGCATCGCCTACTGAAAGCGCTTCGTCCACAATTAAAATTTCCGGCCTTAATGCGGTTGCCACACTAAAAGCTAAACGCATTTGCATGCCGCTGGAGTATTTTTTTAACGGCACATCGATGTATTCTCTTAACTCAGAGAAATTAATAATATCTTCGATATGCTGATCTATTTCTTGCTTGGACATACCTAGTAGCTGGCCAGAAATATATACATTTTCTCTGCCGCTTAATTCTTCATGAAAGCCAATACCCAGCTCCAATAGTGCACCAATTCTGCCATTAACAATAATCCGGCCTTCTGTGGGGCGCAGCGTTTGGCAAATCAACTTAAGCAAGGTACTTTTTCCTGATCCGTTCCGGCCCACAATTGCAACTGATTCTCCTGCAGCTATGGAAAAACTAATTTGCCTGAGTGCCCATTTATGAATGCAATGCTTGCTGCTTTCCATGCCAAATAGTGATGCTAGCTTATGGCGGCGTGATGGATAAATCCGAAAGCATTTTGATAGATTATCTACAGTGATCAGGTCCACGATTATAGATCGTCCATAATTTTTTGAATATTTCTGGAGTAAAAAAAATAAAATATAAAAAAAGAAATAATAGAAAGTAGTATGGCGTTAAATAACCAATTCCAGGCAATAGGCCAGTCTAATACAACTTGCTGCCCTAGCTGCGATACCCAGTACACCGGGTTTAAATAGATATAATCAGCGGCCCATTTAGGAAGAATTTGCGGGGCATAAACAATTGGAGTTGCCCAGAATAAAAGTTGCATAAAGGCATCTACAAACTGGCCTACATCTCTTACATAAGCGTGGGCGAGTGCGAGTAAG encodes the following:
- a CDS encoding ABC transporter ATP-binding protein codes for the protein MDLITVDNLSKCFRIYPSRRHKLASLFGMESSKHCIHKWALRQISFSIAAGESVAIVGRNGSGKSTLLKLICQTLRPTEGRIIVNGRIGALLELGIGFHEELSGRENVYISGQLLGMSKQEIDQHIEDIINFSELREYIDVPLKKYSSGMQMRLAFSVATALRPEILIVDEALSVGDAYFQHKCFDRIKEFQALGTSLLFVSHDPLAVKTLCDRAILIDKGMMLADDNPAAVLDYYNALIANAENNKISIDEGVRSGSGEAKLTAVDIFNENEPAQVVLSGSKIKLRVSYQIMEKIPDLTIGFLIKDRVGNEVFGSNTYLLQKTPPFVQGGQYQVVFELPDFRLAAGSYNISVALHSSYHHLSNNYDWWDHAATITVISEQVFAGVVRLDTQYCELI